A genomic window from Anthocerotibacter panamensis C109 includes:
- a CDS encoding anthranilate synthase component II — translation MFLVIDNYDSFTYNLVQYLGALGCDLEVVRNDQISVAQVRERKPQGIVISPGPGRPEDSGVCPEVVRALASTTPILGVCLGHQCLGWVYGGNVVRATTLMHGKTSAIYHENQGVFQALPVPFVATRYHSLVIDRATCPEVLRITAWTDEGTIMGVQHRDFPWVQGVQFHPESILTPVGKQLLHNFLVQCPSGDLDAAA, via the coding sequence ATGTTCCTGGTAATCGACAACTACGACAGCTTCACCTACAACCTAGTCCAGTACCTGGGTGCGTTGGGCTGTGACCTGGAGGTGGTGCGCAATGACCAGATCAGTGTGGCTCAGGTCAGGGAACGCAAGCCCCAGGGCATCGTCATCTCTCCTGGGCCGGGACGTCCAGAAGACAGCGGGGTTTGCCCAGAGGTGGTGCGGGCTCTGGCTTCTACCACGCCTATCCTCGGAGTCTGCCTCGGGCACCAGTGCCTAGGATGGGTCTATGGAGGGAATGTGGTTCGGGCTACAACCTTGATGCATGGGAAGACTTCTGCGATCTACCACGAAAACCAGGGTGTCTTTCAGGCTCTGCCGGTTCCCTTTGTTGCTACTCGCTACCACTCGCTGGTCATCGACCGCGCCACCTGCCCCGAGGTACTTAGGATCACCGCCTGGACCGACGAAGGGACCATTATGGGTGTACAGCACCGCGATTTTCCCTGGGTCCAAGGGGTACAGTTCCATCCAGAGAGCATTCTGACCCCCGTCGGTAAGCAGCTCTTGCACAATTTTTTGGTTCAATGCCCATCGGGAGACTTGGATGCTGCGGCGTAG
- a CDS encoding helix-turn-helix domain-containing protein, whose translation MEGLKLAYRGFPGRLNPEQKQEIITWLQQRNYWNIEALADFIYEHYQVEFSSRQSYSALCNKAGITWKKAQGVNPKKDEEQIASKKRNYGEA comes from the coding sequence GTGGAAGGATTAAAGTTAGCCTATCGCGGTTTTCCTGGTCGTCTTAACCCAGAACAAAAGCAAGAAATAATTACTTGGTTGCAGCAAAGAAATTATTGGAATATCGAAGCGTTAGCAGACTTTATCTATGAGCATTATCAAGTTGAGTTTTCCTCACGGCAAAGTTATTCTGCTTTATGCAATAAAGCAGGTATTACTTGGAAAAAGGCTCAAGGCGTGAATCCTAAAAAAGACGAAGAGCAAATTGCTTCAAAAAAAAGAAATTATGGAGAAGCTTAA
- a CDS encoding transposase → MKAGQAVVLPLDECHLNWGDMKSYVWGKVGEKAQIPIVNDRERQTYYGALNCVSGRFHITPSKKGDSQETIHFIKYLQKEYPGIKLKLFWDGAS, encoded by the coding sequence GTGAAAGCTGGACAGGCTGTGGTTCTTCCCTTGGATGAGTGTCATCTTAATTGGGGAGATATGAAGAGTTATGTTTGGGGTAAAGTTGGTGAAAAGGCTCAAATTCCCATAGTCAATGACCGAGAGCGCCAGACATACTATGGAGCCTTAAATTGTGTGAGTGGTAGGTTTCATATCACCCCTTCTAAGAAGGGAGATTCACAGGAAACCATACACTTTATCAAGTATTTACAAAAAGAATATCCGGGCATTAAGTTGAAATTGTTTTGGGATGGAGCGAGCTAA
- a CDS encoding helix-turn-helix domain-containing protein: protein MEPLPFLHERRRHTQRYEAYIYQQVQQSSMEQVSRQEEL from the coding sequence GTGGAACCACTCCCCTTTTTACACGAACGCCGTAGGCATACACAACGGTATGAAGCGTACATCTATCAACAGGTCCAACAATCAAGTATGGAACAAGTGAGTCGTCAGGAAGAGCTATAG
- a CDS encoding transposase family protein — translation MLCSSTQLLDLPDVLVVRASELLPNQLCLYLELLKTEATCPQCQTLTQEVNQVRSVLIRDLSAFGQQIYLHVPRR, via the coding sequence ATGCTCTGTAGCTCGACGCAGCTTTTGGATCTGCCTGATGTCCTGGTTGTGCGTGCCAGTGAACTACTGCCGAATCAACTCTGTTTATACCTTGAGCTGCTTAAGACCGAGGCGACTTGCCCACAGTGTCAAACTTTAACGCAAGAGGTTAATCAGGTGCGGTCTGTATTGATACGAGATTTATCAGCGTTCGGTCAGCAGATCTATCTACACGTTCCCAGACGGTAA
- a CDS encoding response regulator yields the protein MKKIKVLIADDHALIRSGIRIMLLTANDMTVVGEASDGEEAMQLYDRLKPDVLLLDISMPTLDGIEVTRLLKQRYPEAKILIVTMHESEEYLFRIMRAGASGYLLKNSDKQELLQAIRSVAAGEQTFSAAISRLMTEKYVREAQQSAQQKVPHVEQRPVRPNLGAQNIHLTNREWEIFTLVAEGYTNQEIARQLSISPRTVDTHRNNLMKKLRIKNTAGLVRFALEQGLTSSSERMVRPDRSSSSDSTPVQ from the coding sequence ATGAAAAAAATTAAAGTCCTGATTGCGGATGACCACGCCCTGATCCGTAGCGGTATCCGTATCATGCTACTAACTGCCAACGATATGACCGTGGTGGGGGAAGCGAGCGATGGTGAGGAGGCAATGCAGCTCTACGATCGGCTCAAGCCCGACGTTTTACTCCTCGATATCTCCATGCCTACGTTGGACGGGATCGAAGTCACACGACTGCTCAAGCAACGTTACCCCGAGGCAAAAATACTGATTGTAACCATGCATGAAAGTGAAGAATATCTCTTTCGGATCATGCGTGCGGGGGCAAGCGGCTATCTGTTAAAAAATTCGGATAAGCAAGAACTTCTACAGGCTATCCGTTCGGTCGCAGCGGGCGAGCAGACTTTTAGTGCTGCGATCTCCCGGTTGATGACCGAGAAGTACGTGCGCGAGGCGCAACAGAGCGCACAACAAAAGGTTCCGCATGTGGAACAGCGTCCTGTTCGCCCCAACCTAGGTGCGCAGAACATCCACTTGACCAATCGGGAGTGGGAAATCTTTACCCTAGTCGCCGAGGGCTACACCAATCAGGAAATCGCCCGTCAGTTGTCGATCAGCCCGCGGACGGTCGATACCCACCGCAATAACCTGATGAAAAAGTTGAGAATTAAGAACACTGCCGGATTGGTCCGCTTTGCCTTAGAGCAGGGACTTACCTCCTCTTCCGAGCGAATGGTGCGCCCGGATCGCTCCTCATCCTCTGATTCTACGCCCGTCCAATAG
- a CDS encoding polysaccharide biosynthesis/export family protein has product MQRLILGALLLMGVPPLALAQQGAASVALSTSVATQGYRLRSGDAIHVEVFEFPEISKDQLILPDGSINVMLLGVIRAAGRTPEELSQELVRRFQGMLARPVVAVNVLKTRPLRVNVVGEVLRPGPQDFAQRTSGNPDQKSDSSGIETLSSALALAGGVTPLADLRQVTILHQTEDGPHERQVDLWQALQSGDFSQDIPLSDGDTVKIPTLTQGDAVAQQMAQEVAVTTLAPRSIQVQVAGEVKNAGQVTIDPRSSVLNAISQAGGPTREADLGSILVARLGASGRVERLTVNYGDLIAGKSSFQVRNGDVIYVARDGGFQFADGVGAFLNPIGELFRVIFLGGRLGR; this is encoded by the coding sequence ATGCAACGCCTGATCCTGGGTGCTTTGCTGCTCATGGGGGTTCCCCCACTGGCTCTCGCACAACAGGGGGCGGCTTCTGTCGCCTTGAGTACCTCGGTGGCGACCCAGGGCTATCGCCTCAGAAGCGGGGATGCGATTCATGTGGAGGTCTTTGAATTTCCTGAAATCTCCAAAGATCAGCTCATCCTGCCCGACGGCTCGATCAATGTCATGCTCCTCGGGGTAATCCGAGCAGCAGGGCGCACCCCTGAGGAGCTGTCTCAGGAGTTGGTGCGCCGCTTCCAGGGGATGCTGGCCCGTCCGGTCGTGGCGGTCAATGTCCTCAAAACCCGGCCCCTTAGGGTCAATGTTGTGGGTGAGGTACTCCGGCCCGGTCCGCAGGACTTCGCACAGCGCACCAGTGGCAATCCCGATCAGAAATCTGACAGCAGTGGCATCGAGACCCTCAGTAGTGCGCTCGCGCTCGCTGGTGGGGTGACGCCTTTGGCTGATCTGCGCCAGGTGACCATTCTGCACCAGACAGAAGACGGTCCTCACGAGCGCCAGGTAGACCTATGGCAAGCCCTCCAGAGTGGGGACTTCAGCCAGGATATTCCGCTCAGCGATGGGGATACAGTCAAGATCCCGACGCTGACTCAAGGCGATGCTGTAGCCCAGCAGATGGCCCAGGAAGTAGCCGTCACAACGCTGGCACCCCGCTCGATCCAGGTGCAGGTCGCAGGGGAAGTCAAAAATGCGGGTCAGGTCACTATTGACCCGCGTAGCTCAGTCCTCAACGCCATCTCTCAAGCCGGAGGGCCGACCCGAGAAGCGGATCTGGGGAGTATTCTGGTTGCCCGTCTAGGAGCCAGTGGTCGTGTCGAGCGTCTAACGGTCAACTATGGCGACCTCATCGCGGGCAAGAGCAGCTTTCAGGTCCGCAATGGAGATGTCATCTATGTGGCCCGCGACGGGGGCTTTCAGTTTGCTGATGGCGTGGGAGCCTTTCTCAATCCCATCGGCGAGCTGTTTAGGGTCATCTTCCTAGGAGGACGGCTAGGCCGGTAA
- a CDS encoding sugar phosphate nucleotidyltransferase produces MKAFILAAGQGTRLRPFTDELPKPLIPVLNRPVMERVMSLCRAHGFTDLVANLHYKGAKIEATFGDGQAYGVNLTYSWEEELLGTAGGVRRQADYLGSETFAVFSGDVVTNLDLTQLLAFHREHGGIATMAVREVADPSGFGVVVMDRATGRIQSFQEKPKPGTEQSRLANMGIYILEPGVFEQIPPDTVFDFGHQLFPQLLAKGVPLYAMRTDAYWSDVGTLAQYLYTHWDLLTRMDILPFKKRVGQGTVIEPGAVVSSRVLIGENCHIQSGAVVMGFSCIGDGTVVKPSARVLDSIVWDTEQFRRLSVGDEVVRSIVSHGKRVVVGFKGLVA; encoded by the coding sequence ATGAAAGCTTTTATTCTCGCTGCCGGACAGGGGACGCGCCTGCGCCCCTTTACCGATGAACTTCCGAAGCCCCTCATCCCCGTCCTCAATCGCCCGGTCATGGAGCGGGTGATGAGCCTGTGCCGAGCGCATGGTTTCACGGACCTCGTCGCCAACCTCCACTACAAGGGAGCGAAGATCGAAGCGACCTTCGGCGATGGGCAAGCCTACGGCGTCAACCTCACCTACTCCTGGGAAGAAGAGCTACTGGGCACGGCTGGAGGGGTGCGCAGGCAGGCGGACTACCTGGGCTCAGAGACGTTCGCGGTCTTCTCTGGGGATGTAGTGACCAACCTGGACCTCACCCAACTGCTGGCCTTTCACCGCGAACATGGAGGCATCGCCACCATGGCGGTCCGTGAGGTCGCGGACCCTTCCGGCTTTGGGGTCGTGGTGATGGACCGGGCGACAGGCCGGATTCAGTCCTTCCAGGAAAAACCCAAGCCCGGTACTGAGCAATCCCGGCTAGCCAACATGGGGATCTATATCCTGGAGCCGGGGGTGTTTGAGCAAATTCCCCCAGACACCGTCTTCGACTTCGGTCATCAGTTATTCCCGCAGTTATTGGCGAAGGGCGTCCCCCTCTACGCGATGCGCACGGATGCCTATTGGTCGGATGTGGGGACTTTGGCCCAATATCTGTACACCCATTGGGACCTCCTGACGCGTATGGATATCTTGCCGTTCAAAAAACGTGTAGGCCAAGGTACAGTCATCGAACCGGGCGCGGTGGTCTCGAGCAGGGTGCTGATTGGGGAGAACTGTCACATTCAGTCCGGGGCGGTGGTGATGGGCTTTAGCTGTATCGGAGACGGGACGGTGGTCAAGCCCAGTGCCCGAGTGCTGGACAGTATTGTTTGGGACACAGAGCAGTTTCGCCGCCTGAGTGTGGGGGACGAAGTGGTCCGCTCCATCGTCAGCCATGGCAAGCGGGTGGTGGTGGGGTTTAAAGGATTGGTTGCGTAG
- a CDS encoding ABC transporter ATP-binding protein produces MPKLFFGIATRRLSNLRAFLGAVQAVPRRALYLGLGAMIVSSLLDGLGIGLMVPFLKILLGEQGTVKLPGAGGLNAWLAQQGKGELLAVFAGVLLGLLVFKGVAYYLSQVWTSEYKETALELLRKHLYRIYLNAPMTFYDQNQLGFASSTLQGDLVRLRNMFANIFTGLTAFITLLAYLGILLLVSWQMTLLIATIIAITAQSLSYILRYIKESGRVATDIARMMSFEILNTLEGIQVIKSYGTEEYELKRFDTLAQESFRANHDLAVRRALMEPLTETAIVTLALGVLVGAYALLISKGLLSTAGLLVFMLVLIKVVPIAKKINVTRSFIQESIPSLQKVVEALRLYERYPLPSGQQSFPGLKESLVFEEVFFSYPQKPGVLKGIDLIIARGSTVALVGASGAGKSTLAALIARFYEVTGGAIRVDGEDIRNFEVSSLRRAIGIVSQETYIFNTSVRNNIAYGLEGVPEEQIEAAARLANAHDFICELPKGYDTVVGDRGIQLSGGQRQRISIARAILRNPEVLILDEATSALDSESERLVQEALERLSCNRTVLIIAHRLATVRNADRIIVMEQGRILEDGEHNQLLARKGLYWSYHNLQTLPA; encoded by the coding sequence GTGCCTAAGCTGTTTTTTGGAATTGCCACACGACGCCTCAGCAACCTCCGAGCTTTCCTAGGTGCGGTCCAAGCGGTACCCCGGCGAGCTTTATACCTTGGGCTGGGGGCCATGATCGTGTCGTCGTTACTCGATGGTCTGGGCATTGGCCTGATGGTGCCGTTCCTCAAAATCCTGCTCGGGGAGCAGGGCACTGTCAAACTGCCGGGGGCCGGGGGGCTCAATGCTTGGCTCGCCCAGCAGGGCAAGGGGGAACTGCTCGCGGTCTTTGCTGGTGTTTTGCTGGGTTTGCTGGTCTTCAAGGGGGTCGCCTACTACCTGTCTCAGGTGTGGACTTCTGAGTACAAAGAGACGGCTCTGGAGTTGTTGCGCAAGCATCTCTACCGGATCTACCTCAACGCCCCGATGACCTTCTACGACCAGAACCAACTGGGCTTCGCCAGCAGTACCCTCCAGGGGGATCTGGTTCGTCTGCGCAATATGTTCGCCAATATTTTTACGGGCCTGACCGCGTTTATCACCTTGCTTGCCTATCTGGGGATTTTGCTGCTTGTATCCTGGCAAATGACCCTCCTCATTGCGACCATCATCGCGATCACAGCCCAGAGCCTGAGCTATATCCTGCGCTATATCAAAGAATCAGGCCGCGTCGCTACGGATATCGCCCGTATGATGAGCTTCGAGATCCTCAACACCCTGGAGGGTATCCAGGTCATCAAGTCCTACGGCACTGAGGAATACGAACTCAAACGCTTCGATACTCTGGCCCAAGAGAGCTTCCGCGCCAACCACGATTTGGCTGTCCGTCGTGCTCTGATGGAGCCCTTGACGGAGACTGCTATCGTCACGCTGGCTCTAGGCGTACTGGTGGGAGCCTATGCGTTGCTCATCTCCAAAGGTTTGTTGAGTACGGCGGGGTTGTTGGTCTTCATGTTGGTGTTGATCAAAGTGGTGCCCATCGCCAAGAAGATTAACGTGACCCGCAGTTTTATCCAGGAGTCTATTCCTTCGCTCCAAAAAGTCGTAGAAGCGCTCCGGCTCTACGAGCGCTATCCCCTTCCTAGCGGTCAGCAATCTTTTCCAGGGCTCAAGGAATCCCTGGTCTTTGAGGAGGTCTTTTTCTCCTATCCCCAAAAGCCTGGGGTACTCAAGGGTATTGACCTGATCATCGCGCGCGGCAGCACTGTCGCGTTGGTCGGAGCCTCCGGTGCGGGCAAATCCACCTTGGCTGCGCTCATTGCTCGCTTTTATGAGGTGACGGGCGGGGCGATCCGGGTGGATGGAGAAGATATTCGCAATTTTGAAGTCTCCTCCTTGCGCCGCGCCATTGGCATCGTCAGTCAAGAGACTTACATCTTTAATACTTCGGTGCGCAACAATATTGCCTACGGTCTAGAAGGGGTACCTGAAGAGCAGATCGAGGCCGCCGCTCGTCTAGCGAATGCCCACGACTTTATCTGTGAGTTGCCCAAGGGCTATGACACTGTGGTCGGCGACCGGGGCATTCAGCTCTCGGGGGGGCAGCGGCAGCGTATTTCTATCGCCCGCGCGATCCTGCGCAATCCAGAGGTGTTGATCCTCGACGAGGCAACCAGTGCCCTGGATTCGGAATCGGAGCGTCTGGTGCAGGAGGCCTTAGAGCGTCTGAGCTGCAATCGGACGGTGCTCATCATCGCCCACCGGCTGGCTACAGTCCGCAATGCCGACCGCATCATTGTCATGGAGCAAGGCCGTATCTTGGAGGATGGCGAACACAACCAGCTCCTGGCACGCAAGGGCCTCTACTGGTCTTATCACAACCTGCAAACTTTGCCTGCTTAA
- a CDS encoding glycosyltransferase family 2 protein, which yields MINNQPRVTVGVPVYNGERYLGQALDSILAQTFNDFEVIICDNASTDGTAEVCQSYVKQDRRIRYSCNAINLGAARNQNRVVELARGRYFKWAHHDDYCAPEFLEHCVAVLDRDPTVVLCYPRTVLVDAAGAPISPYEDGLNLSGPSPAGRYRQFHQRYRHGGVKCNSLMGVIRTEVLRQTRLIGAYPSSDKNMLAELVLRGKFQEIPEYLLFRREHPESSNQAHRQYQDLIRWYDPSNHDRGSMVRWRWLSEYLSSVSRVHLSWPDKLRCYEQVVRWSWWNHRALAKDLLTTTLLRHSR from the coding sequence ATGATAAACAATCAACCCCGCGTCACGGTCGGGGTGCCTGTTTATAATGGCGAGCGCTACCTTGGACAGGCGCTCGATTCGATTTTGGCGCAGACTTTTAACGATTTTGAGGTAATCATCTGTGACAATGCCTCTACCGATGGCACCGCTGAGGTCTGTCAGTCCTACGTCAAACAGGACCGACGGATTCGCTACTCCTGCAATGCCATCAATCTGGGGGCAGCCCGCAACCAAAATCGGGTGGTAGAATTGGCCCGAGGCAGGTATTTCAAATGGGCGCACCACGACGATTACTGTGCCCCGGAATTCCTAGAGCACTGTGTGGCAGTCCTCGACCGGGACCCCACCGTAGTCCTGTGCTATCCCCGGACGGTGCTTGTCGATGCGGCAGGCGCACCGATCAGTCCCTACGAGGATGGGCTCAACTTGAGCGGGCCTAGCCCCGCCGGACGCTACCGACAATTTCATCAGCGCTACCGCCACGGTGGGGTCAAGTGCAACAGTCTGATGGGCGTCATTCGCACCGAGGTTTTGCGCCAAACGCGACTTATTGGAGCCTACCCGTCCTCGGACAAAAACATGCTCGCTGAACTGGTCTTGCGCGGGAAGTTTCAGGAAATCCCGGAATATCTGCTCTTTCGTCGCGAGCATCCCGAGAGTTCCAATCAGGCCCATCGCCAGTATCAAGACCTGATCCGCTGGTACGACCCGAGCAACCATGACCGGGGCTCCATGGTGCGCTGGCGCTGGTTGAGCGAATACCTCAGCTCGGTCAGTCGGGTCCACCTATCTTGGCCGGATAAGCTGCGCTGTTACGAGCAGGTGGTGCGCTGGAGTTGGTGGAACCACCGGGCGTTAGCCAAAGACCTGCTCACGACAACCCTCTTGCGCCACAGCCGTTAG
- the rfbF gene encoding glucose-1-phosphate cytidylyltransferase, whose protein sequence is MKAVLLAGGQGTRLSEETHIRPKPLVEIGGKPILWHIMKTYSTYGIHDFIICCGYKGNLIKEYFANYFLYMSDVTFDMRFNQMSIHTGHAEPWQVTLVDTGDETMTGGRLKRVREHIGYETFCFTYGDGVSDVNIGGLLAFHQAQNTLATMSAVQPPGRFGAVCLGAEENKISTFYEKPDGDGAWINGGYFVLEPEVIDLITDDTTIWEKDPLEKLAHLGQLSAYRHYGFWQPMDTLRDKNYLEDLWKRGKAPWKVW, encoded by the coding sequence ATGAAAGCAGTTCTGCTGGCCGGCGGTCAGGGCACACGCTTGAGCGAGGAGACGCATATCCGCCCCAAACCGTTGGTGGAGATCGGGGGCAAGCCCATCCTTTGGCACATCATGAAGACTTATTCTACCTATGGGATTCATGACTTTATTATTTGTTGTGGCTATAAGGGCAACCTCATCAAAGAATACTTTGCTAACTATTTTCTCTATATGTCCGATGTCACCTTTGACATGCGCTTCAACCAGATGAGTATCCACACCGGCCATGCCGAGCCCTGGCAGGTCACCTTGGTGGATACTGGGGATGAGACCATGACCGGCGGCAGACTCAAGCGCGTCCGCGAACATATCGGCTATGAAACTTTTTGCTTTACCTACGGCGATGGCGTCAGCGATGTAAATATTGGGGGGCTGCTTGCCTTCCATCAAGCCCAAAATACGCTAGCGACCATGTCAGCAGTTCAACCGCCGGGACGGTTTGGGGCGGTTTGCCTGGGTGCAGAGGAAAATAAGATCAGCACCTTCTACGAAAAACCAGACGGTGATGGAGCCTGGATCAACGGCGGTTACTTCGTCTTGGAGCCTGAGGTCATCGACTTAATCACCGACGACACCACGATCTGGGAAAAAGACCCCCTGGAGAAATTGGCCCATCTCGGGCAGCTCTCGGCCTACCGGCACTACGGGTTTTGGCAACCGATGGACACCCTGCGCGACAAAAACTACCTCGAAGACCTCTGGAAGCGCGGCAAGGCTCCGTGGAAGGTGTGGTGA
- the lhgO gene encoding L-2-hydroxyglutarate oxidase: MYDFAIVGGGIVGLATALQLVQRYPNARVVLLEKESTLAYHQTGHNSGVIHSGIYYKPGSFKARFCLAGHQALVQFCREQQIAYDLCGKVIVATTPQELPLLDTLYQRGLDHGLKVQKLTGEQVRAIEPHVRCLGGVRVPTTGIVDYRQVAHKYAELILAGGAEIHLDTKVEGLRSHHGVQILQTRRGELEANFLINCAGLFSDRMAHLAGVDPLAQIVPFRGEYYELVPERRYLVKTLIYPVPNPDFPFLGVHFTRMIDGSVHCGPNAVLSLKREGYRKRDFDLQDMAEVLGYRGFWKLIARHAPEGLQEMLRSLSRHLFVRSLQRLIPEVQACDLLPTPSGVRAQALKPDGQLVDDFLIVPAPHQIHVCNAPSPAATSSLEIGRAIVAQIPLLPSAPST, from the coding sequence ATGTATGACTTCGCCATCGTCGGCGGAGGGATCGTCGGCCTCGCCACTGCGCTACAGCTCGTGCAGCGCTATCCCAACGCACGGGTCGTCCTCTTGGAGAAAGAATCTACCCTGGCTTACCATCAGACCGGGCATAACAGCGGGGTCATCCACTCGGGCATCTACTACAAGCCCGGAAGTTTTAAGGCTCGCTTTTGCCTTGCAGGGCATCAAGCTCTGGTCCAGTTTTGTCGGGAGCAGCAGATCGCCTACGACCTCTGCGGCAAGGTCATCGTCGCCACGACTCCCCAGGAATTGCCCCTGCTCGACACGCTCTATCAACGCGGTCTGGACCACGGCCTCAAAGTCCAAAAGCTCACCGGTGAGCAGGTGCGGGCCATCGAACCCCATGTGCGCTGTCTGGGTGGGGTCCGCGTACCCACCACAGGCATCGTGGACTACCGGCAAGTCGCGCATAAATACGCTGAACTGATCCTAGCAGGGGGCGCAGAAATCCATCTGGATACCAAAGTCGAGGGGCTCAGGAGTCACCACGGCGTCCAGATCCTCCAGACTCGGCGCGGGGAGCTAGAAGCGAACTTCCTCATCAATTGCGCGGGCCTCTTCAGTGACCGGATGGCCCATCTGGCTGGCGTGGACCCCCTGGCTCAGATTGTCCCGTTTCGCGGGGAGTACTACGAACTGGTCCCCGAACGGCGCTACCTCGTCAAGACGCTCATCTACCCGGTCCCCAATCCTGACTTTCCTTTTTTGGGCGTGCACTTCACCCGCATGATCGACGGGAGTGTCCATTGCGGGCCGAATGCCGTCCTCAGCCTCAAGCGCGAAGGCTACCGCAAGCGCGATTTCGACCTTCAAGACATGGCTGAAGTTCTGGGCTATCGCGGCTTCTGGAAACTCATAGCCCGCCATGCTCCAGAGGGACTCCAAGAAATGCTGCGTTCTTTGAGCAGGCACCTGTTCGTGCGCAGTCTGCAACGACTCATCCCCGAAGTACAGGCTTGCGACCTCCTCCCGACGCCTAGTGGGGTCCGCGCTCAAGCACTCAAGCCCGATGGTCAATTGGTGGACGACTTTCTGATTGTCCCGGCTCCCCATCAGATCCATGTGTGTAACGCCCCCTCCCCGGCAGCCACCTCTTCGCTGGAGATAGGCCGCGCTATCGTGGCCCAGATCCCGCTGCTGCCTTCTGCACCCAGCACATAG
- a CDS encoding NAD-dependent epimerase/dehydratase family protein translates to MNILVTGTEGYLGSLLAPWLLERGYTVTGVDTGFYKAGWLYNGSRLSPRTLNQDIRRLTLEDLKGIEAVVHLAELSNDPAGQLAPTITEAINHHGSVRLARLAKQAGVRRFVYMSSCSVYGVACDQDVTETSPVNPQTAYARCKTLVERDVQALADDGFSPTFLRNATAFGASPRMRFDLVLNNLAGLARTTAEVAMTSDGTPWRPLVHALDIAQAIGCVLEAPRDIVHNQIFNVGDTAQNYRVREIAEIVADVFTDCRLSFGEQGADNRSYRVSFAKVHKALPDFKCAWDARRGVRHLHALFQQIDLDAQTFRFRGFTRLKQLEYLIRTGQIDRDFFWASGF, encoded by the coding sequence ATGAATATCCTGGTCACGGGGACCGAGGGCTACCTCGGCTCCCTGCTCGCTCCTTGGTTGCTGGAGCGGGGGTACACCGTCACTGGAGTGGACACGGGCTTTTATAAGGCGGGCTGGCTCTACAACGGCTCGCGCCTAAGCCCCCGGACTCTCAACCAAGACATCCGCCGCCTCACCCTCGAAGACCTGAAGGGTATCGAGGCGGTGGTCCACTTAGCAGAACTCTCGAATGACCCCGCCGGACAACTCGCTCCGACCATCACCGAGGCCATCAACCACCATGGCTCCGTGCGCCTCGCCCGCCTCGCCAAACAGGCAGGGGTACGTCGTTTCGTCTATATGTCCTCCTGTAGCGTCTACGGAGTGGCCTGTGACCAAGATGTGACCGAGACCTCCCCAGTCAATCCCCAGACTGCTTATGCCCGTTGCAAAACTCTGGTGGAACGGGATGTACAGGCGCTGGCAGACGACGGCTTCTCCCCGACGTTTCTGCGCAATGCCACCGCTTTTGGCGCTTCGCCGCGTATGCGCTTTGACCTCGTGCTCAACAATCTGGCGGGGCTCGCGCGGACCACCGCCGAAGTAGCCATGACGAGTGATGGAACCCCCTGGCGGCCTTTGGTCCACGCTCTGGACATCGCTCAGGCCATCGGCTGTGTCCTGGAAGCCCCCCGCGATATCGTCCACAACCAGATCTTCAATGTCGGGGATACCGCCCAAAACTACCGGGTCCGCGAGATTGCCGAAATCGTGGCGGATGTTTTTACAGACTGTCGGTTGAGCTTCGGCGAGCAGGGCGCGGACAACCGCAGCTATCGGGTCTCGTTTGCCAAGGTCCATAAGGCCCTGCCGGACTTTAAGTGTGCCTGGGACGCCCGCCGGGGGGTCCGGCACTTGCATGCGCTGTTTCAGCAGATCGATCTGGATGCCCAGACCTTCCGGTTTCGAGGTTTTACGCGGCTGAAACAACTGGAGTATCTGATCCGTACAGGCCAGATCGACAGGGATTTCTTCTGGGCTAGTGGGTTTTAG